A stretch of Orientia tsutsugamushi DNA encodes these proteins:
- a CDS encoding conjugal transfer protein TraG N-terminal domain-containing protein has translation MDYVIYTFGGGDLLWHVFNGIGRVFASNSEYFTPVGHLALTIGGIWAATRAIFRGNIGIFAMEWFFPSIFIFTLLFAPKSTVWLKDEVSMSAPVKVDNIPIGIAMFASLSSQTSYFVSKMLENHLLPAYEGLSSRKTGIMFGAKAVAKIRDVQIHDPVTLTNTKEFLRQCFMKPYIIGNILGKKAAAQQTNDIIGFIEQNIPNNFGIYYREPSNLAISFKSCRQATPLIKAAIHKELNEGLLTNFAAAIGVQSDQSHMLSQRLKVMTGDTLKYLQREQQDIHEWMKQAMLLNANRESYDDWREKFSLSRIYPNLVSMHAIRGLFQKSFSYLVAGEMAAHMMPILQSVFFALVVSMIFIVFPMGLLPGGYNILKTWILLIIWVSSWPVFFTIIHCLGMISLSSKSGAFGSDYGLNMLSQGSFAEMILYSYATFQMLASSIPMLSWSVIKACAHATANLASQFSPIQVASSLGSNIVDNNLSMDNYSIGNRTISQQNLAPSLHMAAIINDGSIKVTTTDDSRQIINKNVDLLLDNYRSSALLQSGYQNQFVRSQSNLDSLTKKESNLISTGNSMAIDIGRMLTHDEALSIGLTESEYQALQEVGSSSIATTDHTGTSHSKSSSIHVEAGAGMLIVKGGVSGKNDKSHEQGNSASHQQSYNEALSKIHSAVKEGRFSTTNSELQSLSKNLSTNLSEQQSVGQEIAKTKQEMEQLSYSMNYVSQNSITIDRNINELVLNEIIAQNPEIRSKEQAARWIINHSAEAEKIAFEVAQINNEVPKDLNNHINDSNFSTKEDLQNTFEKNVEQLQAEASNIHNNSNVVHVQNIEQTFADNEKVENLDQVSDSIKNKTKEIQKKFDNTSN, from the coding sequence ATGGATTACGTAATATACACATTTGGTGGTGGAGACTTATTGTGGCATGTGTTTAACGGCATAGGTAGAGTCTTTGCTTCAAATAGCGAATACTTTACTCCAGTAGGACACTTAGCCTTGACTATTGGTGGCATATGGGCTGCTACTAGGGCTATTTTTAGAGGAAATATCGGCATCTTTGCTATGGAATGGTTTTTTCCATCGATATTTATTTTTACGCTATTATTTGCTCCCAAATCTACTGTTTGGCTGAAGGATGAGGTATCAATGAGTGCGCCAGTAAAAGTTGATAATATTCCGATAGGTATTGCAATGTTTGCTTCTCTTTCATCGCAAACGAGTTACTTTGTGTCCAAAATGTTGGAAAATCATCTTTTACCGGCTTATGAAGGACTATCAAGCAGAAAAACTGGTATTATGTTTGGAGCAAAGGCTGTAGCTAAGATTCGAGATGTGCAAATACATGATCCAGTAACTTTAACTAATACTAAGGAATTTCTTAGACAATGCTTTATGAAGCCTTACATCATAGGTAATATCTTAGGCAAAAAAGCTGCTGCTCAACAAACTAATGATATCATAGGATTTATCGAGCAGAATATACCTAATAATTTCGGTATTTATTATCGCGAACCGAGTAATTTAGCCATTAGTTTCAAGAGCTGTAGACAAGCTACTCCATTGATTAAAGCAGCAATTCATAAAGAATTAAATGAAGGGCTTTTAACAAACTTTGCAGCTGCGATTGGAGTTCAATCTGATCAATCACACATGTTAAGTCAAAGACTAAAAGTTATGACTGGAGATACACTAAAATATCTACAAAGAGAGCAACAAGACATTCATGAATGGATGAAGCAAGCTATGCTTCTCAATGCTAATCGTGAGTCATATGATGACTGGCGTGAGAAGTTTTCATTATCACGAATTTATCCTAATCTGGTGAGTATGCATGCAATCAGAGGGCTCTTTCAAAAATCATTTTCGTATCTAGTCGCTGGGGAAATGGCTGCTCACATGATGCCTATTTTACAATCTGTTTTTTTTGCATTAGTAGTTTCAATGATCTTTATTGTATTTCCAATGGGCTTACTGCCTGGTGGTTACAACATACTCAAAACATGGATTCTATTAATAATATGGGTCAGCAGCTGGCCAGTATTTTTTACAATAATCCATTGTCTAGGAATGATCAGCTTATCCAGTAAATCTGGAGCTTTCGGTAGTGATTATGGTCTGAATATGCTATCGCAAGGAAGCTTTGCAGAGATGATTTTATATAGCTATGCGACGTTTCAAATGCTTGCATCATCAATACCAATGCTTTCTTGGTCAGTGATAAAAGCTTGCGCTCATGCTACAGCTAACTTAGCCAGCCAGTTCTCTCCTATACAAGTTGCTAGCAGCTTAGGAAGTAATATAGTCGACAATAACTTGAGTATGGATAATTACAGCATAGGCAATAGAACTATTTCTCAACAAAACCTAGCTCCTTCATTACATATGGCTGCTATTATCAATGATGGTAGTATAAAAGTCACTACAACGGATGATAGTCGACAAATTATAAATAAAAACGTAGATTTATTATTAGATAACTACCGCTCTTCTGCACTGCTACAATCTGGATATCAAAACCAGTTTGTGCGTTCACAGAGCAATCTTGATTCACTGACAAAAAAAGAGTCCAATCTTATTTCAACAGGAAACTCCATGGCCATAGACATAGGCAGAATGTTAACTCATGATGAAGCTCTGTCTATAGGCCTAACTGAGAGTGAATACCAAGCTCTGCAGGAGGTTGGTTCTAGTAGCATTGCTACTACTGATCATACAGGTACTAGCCACAGTAAAAGTAGTAGTATTCATGTAGAAGCAGGAGCTGGTATGCTAATAGTCAAGGGTGGGGTTTCTGGAAAAAACGACAAAAGTCATGAACAAGGCAACTCAGCAAGCCATCAACAATCATATAATGAAGCATTATCAAAAATTCATAGTGCAGTTAAAGAAGGAAGATTTAGTACTACAAATAGTGAGTTACAGTCATTAAGTAAGAATCTTAGTACTAATCTATCTGAGCAACAATCTGTTGGGCAAGAAATAGCTAAAACTAAACAAGAAATGGAGCAACTTAGTTATAGCATGAATTATGTATCTCAAAACTCTATCACTATTGATCGTAACATCAATGAACTTGTATTAAATGAAATTATTGCTCAAAATCCTGAAATAAGAAGCAAGGAGCAAGCAGCTAGATGGATAATAAACCACTCGGCTGAAGCAGAAAAAATTGCTTTTGAAGTTGCTCAAATCAACAATGAAGTACCTAAAGATTTGAATAATCATATTAATGATAGTAACTTTTCGACTAAAGAAGATCTACAAAATACTTTTGAGAAAAATGTTGAACAATTACAAGCTGAGGCTAGTAACATTCATAATAACAGCAATGTAGTGCATGTACAAAATATAGAACAAACTTTTGCTGATAATGAAAAAGTAGAGAATCTTGATCAAGTTTCTGATAGTATTAAGAATAAGACTAAAGAAATACAGAAGAAATTTGATAATACGTCTAATTAA
- a CDS encoding tetratricopeptide repeat protein has protein sequence MKNVCKRLTIILSLILLNTVVTAEQNNQLTQQDLIHDKAILAEEYFNIGSSFLMLKKYHEAIENFDIAIKYDPSYASAYNSKGMALDDLGKLSEAIENFDLAIKYNPSFAGAYNNKAVSYGKLGKDKEAIIFYDLAIKYKPNFAKAYNNKGGSLNDLGQYEEAIENFDIAIKYNSSYPEAYYNKGIALMNLGQFPEAIENYNLAIKYRLDYAEAYLNKGIPQIFLGQFPEAIESFDLAIKYDHNNVNAYYNKGYVLGLLDKDAEAIENCNIAIKYDKNCVEAYRVKGTIFAKLGKHQEAIKNYDIAIKSKPNFAEGYLEKGISLVKLEEYAKAKENFNLAIKYMPNLISGGEAILKTAKKLENFALANELEQKLQILKKYS, from the coding sequence ATGAAAAACGTGTGTAAAAGATTAACCATTATTTTATCATTAATATTGTTAAATACAGTTGTTACAGCAGAACAAAACAATCAACTTACACAACAGGATTTAATTCATGATAAAGCTATTCTAGCAGAAGAATATTTTAATATCGGAAGTTCTTTTTTAATGCTAAAAAAATATCATGAAGCGATAGAAAATTTTGATATTGCTATTAAGTATGATCCAAGTTATGCGTCAGCATATAATAGCAAAGGAATGGCTTTAGATGATCTGGGAAAGCTATCAGAAGCTATAGAAAATTTCGATTTAGCTATTAAATACAATCCTAGTTTTGCAGGAGCCTATAATAACAAGGCTGTATCCTATGGAAAGTTAGGAAAAGATAAAGAAGCTATAATATTTTATGATCTAGCAATTAAATATAAACCTAATTTTGCAAAAGCCTATAATAATAAAGGAGGTTCTTTGAATGACTTAGGGCAGTATGAAGAAGCAATTGAAAACTTTGATATTGCTATTAAGTATAATTCTAGTTATCCAGAAGCTTATTATAACAAAGGCATAGCTTTAATGAATTTAGGCCAATTTCCAGAAGCTATCGAAAACTATAATCTTGCTATAAAGTACAGGCTAGATTATGCAGAAGCATACCTTAATAAAGGAATACCGCAAATATTTTTAGGACAATTTCCAGAAGCAATAGAAAGTTTCGATTTGGCAATTAAGTATGATCATAATAATGTAAATGCATACTATAATAAAGGATATGTGTTAGGTTTATTAGATAAAGATGCAGAAGCAATAGAAAATTGTAACATAGCAATTAAATATGATAAAAACTGTGTAGAAGCATATCGTGTAAAAGGAACGATTTTTGCCAAATTAGGCAAACATCAAGAAGCAATTAAAAACTATGATATAGCTATAAAATCTAAACCTAATTTTGCTGAAGGATATTTAGAAAAAGGAATTTCATTAGTAAAATTAGAAGAGTATGCAAAGGCTAAAGAGAATTTTAATTTAGCTATTAAATATATGCCTAATCTTATATCTGGTGGAGAAGCAATACTTAAAACAGCAAAAAAATTAGAAAATTTCGCTTTAGCAAATGAACTCGAGCAAAAACTACAGATATTGAAAAAATACTCTTGA
- a CDS encoding type IV secretion system DNA-binding domain-containing protein: MNFQNQGNFTRGSQLFAHKLRMFGQGSTNVFIIGLGLSIFWIICRLYQKVFLSSLYYFAIERYVQLKLAIGEHFYDIDQIGIKFYSLRFKKWMHLNAQDFLHEFYTSQHGFKIQQLLEFLINSALLEGLIVFAIGVIISIVFFTAQGKKTIIKAKIRGADFVGYKCLAKMLKRAKKASKIRFGGLPLVKNSERLHILITGTTGTGKTNMLNELLPQIRLHKDRAIIVDTTGTFIDRFFDSKCDKLLNPFEKNSEQWLPWNDCFEAADFHDIASSFSNYTPKLDDFFAKNAELVLSEALKLYKDDKDIIKLIHTIIYSDNRQFAKAFRNTAVSGIISESALETSAGIQSTLGKNITSLQYLKPGGSFSIKEWFSSNSNETGWLFITANPNQRATLCPLISAWISIAIKALMCRNPNHDNKNMWFILDELPALQKVSSLPVALAESRKYGGCFVAGLQNIHQLEAIYGAAECDSMLDLFNSKFIFRVSDQVTAYKSALTLGEQEIIETQENLSYGSNTMRDGVNMNNVERKKILVIPSEIMNLPDLTCYVKLAGNFPITKLTMQLQNLNTAFVCEYKLLKKLKLVEY, encoded by the coding sequence ATGAATTTTCAGAATCAAGGAAATTTCACCAGGGGCTCGCAGTTATTTGCCCATAAGTTAAGAATGTTTGGGCAAGGTAGTACCAACGTTTTTATAATTGGATTAGGATTATCGATATTCTGGATTATATGTCGATTATATCAAAAAGTTTTTCTGAGCAGCTTGTATTATTTTGCAATTGAAAGATATGTGCAGCTTAAGCTAGCAATTGGTGAGCATTTTTATGATATCGATCAAATAGGCATTAAGTTTTATAGTTTAAGGTTTAAAAAATGGATGCACCTCAATGCTCAAGACTTTTTGCATGAGTTTTATACAAGCCAACATGGATTTAAAATACAGCAATTATTGGAATTCTTAATTAATTCAGCATTGTTAGAAGGATTAATTGTTTTTGCTATTGGTGTGATAATCTCAATTGTTTTCTTTACAGCTCAAGGTAAAAAAACGATTATTAAGGCCAAAATTAGAGGTGCTGATTTTGTAGGATACAAATGCTTAGCCAAAATGCTAAAAAGAGCTAAAAAGGCCTCTAAAATCCGTTTTGGAGGCTTACCATTAGTAAAGAATAGTGAAAGATTACACATTCTGATTACTGGAACAACAGGTACCGGTAAAACTAATATGCTTAACGAACTGCTACCACAAATTCGATTACATAAGGATCGAGCAATAATTGTAGACACAACTGGAACTTTTATTGATAGATTTTTTGACTCTAAATGTGATAAACTGCTTAATCCTTTTGAAAAAAATAGTGAACAATGGTTGCCTTGGAATGATTGTTTTGAAGCAGCTGATTTTCATGATATAGCGAGTAGTTTTAGTAATTATACTCCTAAACTTGATGACTTTTTTGCTAAAAATGCTGAATTAGTCTTGTCTGAAGCATTGAAGCTATATAAGGATGATAAAGATATCATAAAACTAATTCATACAATCATTTACTCTGATAATAGACAATTTGCAAAAGCTTTTAGAAACACAGCTGTATCAGGTATTATAAGCGAAAGCGCGCTCGAAACTTCTGCAGGAATTCAATCTACTCTTGGAAAGAATATTACTTCGCTACAATATTTAAAGCCTGGAGGTAGTTTTAGCATCAAGGAATGGTTTAGTAGTAACTCAAATGAAACTGGCTGGCTATTTATCACAGCTAACCCAAATCAAAGAGCTACTTTATGCCCACTTATTTCAGCTTGGATAAGCATAGCTATCAAGGCTTTGATGTGTAGAAATCCTAATCATGATAACAAAAACATGTGGTTTATACTTGATGAACTTCCAGCTCTACAAAAAGTTTCGTCTTTACCAGTTGCTTTGGCTGAAAGTAGAAAGTATGGAGGCTGCTTTGTTGCTGGATTGCAGAACATTCATCAATTAGAAGCAATATATGGGGCTGCTGAATGTGATTCTATGCTGGATTTGTTTAATAGTAAATTTATTTTTCGAGTTAGCGATCAGGTTACAGCTTATAAGTCAGCATTAACACTAGGTGAACAAGAAATTATTGAAACTCAAGAGAACTTGTCATATGGATCAAATACTATGCGAGATGGAGTAAATATGAATAATGTTGAGCGTAAAAAGATTTTAGTTATTCCATCTGAAATTATGAACCTACCAGACCTTACATGTTATGTAAAGCTTGCCGGTAACTTTCCCATCACAAAACTAACTATGCAGCTACAAAACTTAAATACAGCTTTTGTTTGTGAATATAAATTGCTCAAAAAACTTAAGTTAGTAGAGTATTAA
- a CDS encoding Rpn family recombination-promoting nuclease/putative transposase yields MSENLKHDGLFKDLMNDPKAALDFTNDFLPNEVKNILDLSTIKVEQESFVEANLRRSMCDVLFSVKTKNNNDAFIYVLIEAELRSDYWIAFKLWQYTLSILKRHKKGLKKRTKERGKLPIVVPIVVYHGSERFNAPRTLWELFDDPKLAKKLMGSEYLLIDWQAMPDSEIKRKATAALVHFMKYIHNQPDIIELWAKFFDTLQEIAQKDKENGFLYIKALLHYTISKVSKNEQPRLKQLLDENLSIEDRKRIMGTIAAQYIDEGIAKGIAKGRAEGRAEGRAEAAQELAMNLLKAGFSVEFISENTGLSKEEVVNLKNNIEY; encoded by the coding sequence ATGTCTGAAAATTTAAAACACGATGGGCTATTTAAAGATTTAATGAATGATCCAAAAGCAGCTCTGGATTTTACAAATGATTTTTTACCAAATGAAGTTAAAAACATACTAGATTTAAGTACTATAAAAGTTGAACAAGAATCGTTTGTTGAAGCTAATTTACGCCGTAGTATGTGTGACGTGCTATTTTCAGTTAAAACAAAAAATAATAATGATGCATTTATATATGTACTTATTGAAGCAGAATTAAGATCTGATTATTGGATCGCGTTCAAATTATGGCAATACACATTATCAATATTAAAAAGGCATAAAAAAGGACTAAAAAAGCGTACAAAAGAACGTGGTAAATTACCAATTGTTGTACCAATTGTAGTATATCACGGATCTGAAAGATTTAATGCTCCAAGAACTTTATGGGAACTGTTTGATGATCCTAAATTAGCTAAAAAATTGATGGGCTCTGAATACTTATTAATCGATTGGCAAGCAATGCCAGATAGTGAAATAAAAAGAAAAGCAACTGCTGCACTAGTTCATTTTATGAAGTATATTCATAATCAACCAGATATAATAGAGTTATGGGCAAAATTTTTTGATACACTACAAGAAATAGCACAAAAAGATAAAGAAAATGGCTTTCTTTACATAAAAGCGTTATTGCATTATACTATAAGTAAGGTTAGTAAAAATGAGCAACCTAGGTTAAAACAATTACTGGATGAAAATTTATCAATTGAGGATAGAAAAAGGATTATGGGAACAATTGCTGCGCAATATATTGATGAAGGCATAGCTAAAGGCATAGCTAAAGGCAGAGCTGAAGGCAGAGCTGAAGGCAGAGCTGAAGCCGCACAAGAGCTTGCAATGAACTTATTAAAAGCTGGCTTTTCAGTTGAATTTATTTCTGAAAATACCGGATTGTCAAAAGAAGAAGTGGTTAATTTAAAAAATAACATAGAGTATTAA